A genome region from Conger conger chromosome 16, fConCon1.1, whole genome shotgun sequence includes the following:
- the LOC133114793 gene encoding nuclear distribution protein nudE-like 1-B, whose product METEMIPKFSSKDEEIDYWKTLSLEYKKSCQEARDELQEFQEGSRELEAELEAQLGQAESRIRDLQAENHRLKSEVDTLREKLEQQYAQSYKQISVLEDDLGQTRGIKEQLYRYVRELEQANDDLERAKRATIVSLEDFEARLNQAIERNAFLESELDEKESLLVSVQRLKDEARDLRQELAVRDRSVDGSRMSAPSSPTLDIDRADCAVQASLSLPATPLGKIMDNAFLSQKVLNNGSSPLTPSARISALNIVGDLLRKVGALESKLAACRSMAKDQATRRALTGITNGSIGSGKFSHTLQSCSDKPIVNGLGPGTLAAITSPRTVSPPSILPLSI is encoded by the exons TTCTCTCGAGTACAAGAAAag CTGCCAGGAGGCGCGGGACGAGCTGCAGGAGTTCCAGGAGGGCAGCAGGGAGCTGGAGGCCGAGCTGGAGGCACAGCTGGGGCAGGCGGAGAGCCGGATCAGAGACCTGCAGGCGGAGAACCACAGGCTGAAGAGCGAGGTGGACACCCTCAGG gagaagctggagcagCAGTATGCGCAGAGCTACAAGCAGATCTCCGTGCTGGAGGACGACCTGGGCCAGACTCGCGGCATCAAGGAGCAGCTGTACCGATACGTGAGGGAGCTGGAGCAGGCCAACGACGACCTGGAGAGGGCCAAGAG GGCGACCATCGTGTCCCTGGAGGACTTTGAGGCTCGGCTGAACCAGGCCATAGAGAGGAACGCCTTCCTGGAGAGCGAGCTGGACGAGAAGGAGTCGCTCCTGGTGTCTGTGCAGAGGCTGAAAGACGAGGCCAGAG ACCTGCGGCAGGAGCTGGCGGTGCGGGACAGGAGCGTGGATGGCAGCAGGATGTCGGCTCCGAGCTCGCCCACGCTAGACATCGACAGGGCAGACTGCGCCGTGCAggcctctctgtccctcccggCCACACCCCTGGGCAAGATCATGGATAACGCCTTCCTCAGCCAGAAAG TTCTGAACAATGGCAGCTCTCCCCTGACACCGTCAGCCAGGATATCAGCTCTCAACATTGTGGGGGACCTGCTGCGGAAAGTAGGG gcCCTGGAGTCCAAACTGGCCGCGTGCAGAAGCATGGCCAAAGACCAGGCCACCAGGAGGGCTCTGACGGGCATTACCAACGGCAGCATCGGTAGCGGCAAGTTCTCCCACACGCTTCAGTCCTGCTCCGACAAACC gattGTGAATGGCCTGGGTCCAGGCACACTGGCGGCCATCACCTCCCCTCGCACAGTGTCCCCACCCAGCATACTGCCTCTTAGCATCTGa